In [Clostridium] cellulosi, one genomic interval encodes:
- a CDS encoding FAD dependent oxidoreductase (High confidence in function and specificity) — protein sequence MINDTISFWHKTARIKTYPRLNGDIETDTLIIGGGITGVTCAYLLSGEGKDTVLIEADELCSGTTGNTTAKITIQHALIYSRLMKEQGSETAKSYANANRDALNFIKETVQKEQIDCNLNENTACIFAQKEDEIEKLKDEFEAAKELGIDAEYISHPDFPKDSLAALSFHNQAVFHPVKYIAALAEAAVRRGAKIYCGTKAVKVQDGDTVTVTCENGVKITAKHVLMATQYPIYDGPFGFYFTRLYPKRSYGMALEPEGEWPDGSYINIGDPSRSIRTYAEDGKRILIVVGEGHPTARSSGDMSAHFDNLYKYAKELTSSECEIIAKWSAQDYDTPDGLPYIGKLHANSNIFIASGYKKWGITNGTLAGMITSDIIAKGGSIYEDTFSPARRDISSSLGTFLSESAGWLGEFIKSKTEALDKLTGMHPGEGRVIDFEGERAGIYLDEDGYVTIVDISCTHMTTSLNFNAAEKTWDCPAHGGRFGIDGRLIEGPPKDPLRVLFKGKYSDLLAEVER from the coding sequence ATGATAAATGACACGATATCATTTTGGCATAAAACGGCTCGGATTAAGACTTATCCGCGCCTGAATGGCGATATCGAAACGGATACGCTCATTATCGGCGGCGGCATTACAGGCGTTACCTGCGCGTACCTGCTCAGCGGCGAGGGCAAAGATACAGTTTTAATAGAAGCGGACGAACTTTGCAGCGGGACAACAGGCAATACCACCGCGAAGATAACGATACAGCACGCCCTAATTTACAGCAGGTTGATGAAAGAGCAGGGGTCAGAAACCGCAAAAAGCTATGCGAATGCGAACAGGGACGCTTTAAACTTTATAAAGGAAACGGTACAGAAAGAACAGATTGACTGCAATTTAAATGAGAACACCGCGTGTATTTTTGCGCAAAAAGAAGATGAAATCGAGAAACTCAAGGACGAATTTGAAGCGGCAAAGGAACTGGGCATAGATGCTGAATATATCTCGCATCCGGATTTTCCGAAGGACAGCCTTGCGGCATTGAGCTTTCATAACCAGGCGGTATTCCATCCCGTCAAATATATAGCAGCATTAGCTGAAGCGGCCGTCCGGCGCGGCGCGAAGATTTACTGCGGCACAAAGGCGGTAAAAGTACAGGATGGGGACACCGTTACAGTGACATGCGAAAACGGCGTAAAAATCACTGCAAAACACGTTCTGATGGCTACGCAGTATCCAATTTATGACGGGCCGTTCGGCTTTTACTTCACACGGCTTTACCCAAAAAGGTCGTATGGCATGGCGCTTGAACCGGAAGGCGAATGGCCGGACGGCAGCTATATCAACATCGGAGACCCTTCCCGCTCGATAAGAACCTATGCTGAGGACGGCAAGCGTATTTTGATAGTAGTAGGTGAGGGGCACCCGACTGCCCGTTCAAGCGGGGATATGAGCGCGCATTTTGACAACCTTTATAAGTACGCTAAAGAGTTGACGTCAAGCGAATGTGAAATCATCGCGAAGTGGTCAGCGCAGGACTATGACACGCCGGACGGGCTTCCCTATATAGGAAAGCTTCACGCCAACTCGAATATCTTTATTGCGTCGGGCTATAAAAAATGGGGCATTACAAACGGAACGCTCGCCGGCATGATAACGTCTGATATCATAGCAAAAGGCGGGAGTATCTATGAGGATACCTTCTCACCGGCGCGTCGCGATATCAGCAGCTCCCTCGGTACCTTCCTTTCAGAATCGGCCGGCTGGCTCGGCGAGTTTATCAAATCAAAGACCGAAGCGCTTGACAAACTTACCGGCATGCACCCCGGCGAGGGCAGAGTCATTGATTTTGAGGGAGAGCGGGCCGGTATCTATTTGGACGAGGACGGGTATGTGACCATTGTAGATATATCCTGCACCCATATGACGACATCCTTAAACTTCAATGCGGCTGAAAAGACCTGGGATTGTCCGGCCCACGGCGGCAGGTTCGGGATTGACGGCAGACTTATAGAGGGGCCGCCTAAAGACCCGCTGAGAGTGCTTTTCAAAGGCAAGTACAGCGACCTGTTGGCGGAGGTCGAAAGGTAA
- a CDS encoding hypothetical protein (Family membership), translated as MPYINTKVNVKISREKEEVLKSRFGKAISIFPGKSENYLMLSFEDECNLYFGGKNNIGIAYIEVSLFGKADSASYDKMTAELTKIINEELGISPSAIYIKYEETEHWGWNGRNF; from the coding sequence ATGCCTTATATCAACACAAAAGTGAACGTCAAAATTTCAAGAGAAAAGGAAGAAGTTTTAAAGTCAAGATTCGGAAAGGCAATTTCAATTTTCCCCGGCAAAAGCGAAAACTACTTAATGCTGTCATTTGAAGATGAATGCAACCTTTATTTCGGCGGAAAAAATAACATAGGCATAGCCTATATTGAAGTCAGTCTCTTTGGCAAGGCCGACAGCGCATCATACGACAAGATGACCGCCGAACTTACGAAAATTATAAACGAAGAACTGGGCATAAGCCCATCTGCCATATATATTAAATATGAAGAAACGGAACATTGGGGCTGGAACGGGCGAAACTTTTAA
- a CDS encoding hypothetical protein (Family membership), whose translation MIELYKFALNSIDIGVIIIDSSQTITFWNEYMERISQIHQSEALGRKLSEICETFKKKLYQDIIESALLYNQSRFCSSKLHKAFVYPKEGNIENIRQNMNIKPAMIGDETYAIIQIDDITAQVSNEYKMTSLINELKKGYLEIKESEQINRQLARRDPLTKLANRHAIMQLLDNTFKDPKTLQSSALLFLDLDGFKSVNDTYGHLMGDNLLVRVAGILKSKVRKDDVVARLGGDEFIIFISNIDSIESLETIGNKLVSEIAKPILIDGTMIHVTVSIGIAPYDDSIKNSNDFIKVADQAMYCAKREGKNKFVIYDKKIESGSKGKGPLTK comes from the coding sequence ATGATTGAATTGTATAAATTTGCCTTGAACAGTATAGATATTGGGGTAATAATTATCGACAGCAGCCAAACAATAACGTTCTGGAATGAATATATGGAAAGAATCTCGCAAATTCACCAAAGTGAGGCGCTGGGCCGCAAACTTTCTGAGATCTGCGAAACATTCAAAAAGAAACTGTATCAGGATATTATCGAATCTGCATTATTATATAATCAAAGCCGGTTTTGCTCGAGCAAGTTGCATAAAGCATTTGTTTATCCCAAAGAGGGCAATATTGAAAATATAAGGCAAAATATGAATATAAAACCGGCAATGATAGGCGACGAAACATATGCCATTATACAAATTGATGATATTACAGCACAGGTCAGCAATGAATACAAGATGACCTCCCTAATAAATGAGCTTAAAAAAGGTTATCTCGAGATAAAAGAATCTGAGCAAATAAACCGGCAGTTGGCGCGCAGGGATCCTTTGACAAAGTTGGCGAACCGTCACGCAATAATGCAGTTGCTGGACAATACATTTAAAGATCCGAAAACCCTGCAAAGCAGTGCGCTGTTGTTTTTGGACCTTGACGGGTTTAAGTCCGTAAATGATACATATGGACATTTAATGGGTGATAATCTGCTTGTCAGGGTGGCAGGCATATTAAAAAGCAAGGTACGAAAAGATGACGTTGTTGCCCGTCTTGGCGGTGATGAATTCATTATTTTCATTTCTAACATTGATTCAATAGAATCACTCGAAACAATCGGTAATAAACTTGTTTCAGAAATTGCAAAGCCTATTTTAATTGACGGAACAATGATTCATGTAACGGTAAGTATTGGTATAGCACCTTACGATGATAGTATTAAGAATAGCAACGATTTCATTAAAGTGGCTGATCAAGCTATGTATTGCGCAAAAAGAGAAGGAAAAAACAAGTTCGTAATTTATGATAAAAAAATTGAATCGGGAAGCAAAGGAAAAGGGCCTTTAACAAAATAG
- a CDS encoding hypothetical protein (Family membership) — protein MTILVVDDSIFVRQFIKKYLLEINPNIELDFAASGEEGYEIYQEKHPNLIITDLLMPGMGGQEFIEKIRSTDKKTKIVVLTADIQKTVKEEIAQLKVTAFLNKPINKDSIKFISGLVEE, from the coding sequence ATGACGATTCTGGTCGTCGATGACTCAATTTTTGTCAGGCAGTTTATAAAGAAATACCTGCTCGAGATCAATCCGAATATAGAACTTGACTTTGCTGCTTCCGGTGAGGAAGGCTATGAGATTTACCAAGAAAAACACCCAAATCTCATAATTACAGACTTACTTATGCCAGGTATGGGCGGACAGGAATTTATTGAAAAAATCAGGTCAACCGATAAAAAAACGAAGATTGTCGTATTGACGGCTGATATCCAGAAAACAGTCAAAGAAGAAATCGCTCAGCTGAAAGTCACTGCTTTTTTAAACAAGCCGATTAATAAGGACAGTATAAAGTTTATTTCGGGCCTTGTTGAGGAGTGA
- the gpsA gene encoding Glycerol-3-phosphate dehydrogenase [NAD(P)+] (High confidence in function and specificity): MSKIAILGSGGWGTALAVMSEKYGHEVTLWSPFEEEIEAIRSDGENKKLLPGIKVSEKICLTNDISCACDMDLTILAVPSFAVRSTAKKLAPLLKPGQIVVNVAKGLEENSLKRMTQVIEEELPQVKTVVLSGPSHAEEVSRNVPTAIVAASKYEDAAAKVQETLMNQNFRIYVNPDVIGVEIGGSLKNVMALAAGVCDGLKLGDNTKAALMTRGITEIARLGVAMGGSAQTFAGLAGVGDLIVTCTSMHSRNRRAGIYIGEGLSAEEAIKKVGMTVEGYKTTHAAYVLSKRAGVEMPIVNECYQVLYEGKNPSKAIKDLMLREKKSEIEDLWPKQKIN; encoded by the coding sequence ATGTCCAAAATTGCAATTTTGGGTTCTGGGGGATGGGGTACTGCGCTTGCAGTTATGAGCGAAAAATACGGCCATGAAGTAACACTCTGGTCGCCATTTGAAGAAGAAATAGAGGCAATCCGCAGCGACGGCGAGAACAAAAAGCTCCTTCCCGGCATAAAGGTATCGGAAAAAATATGCTTAACAAACGACATAAGCTGCGCCTGTGATATGGATTTGACAATACTGGCAGTCCCGTCCTTTGCAGTAAGATCAACTGCTAAAAAGCTTGCCCCTCTTTTAAAACCTGGCCAGATTGTGGTTAACGTCGCAAAAGGCCTTGAAGAAAATTCGCTTAAAAGGATGACGCAGGTAATTGAAGAAGAGTTGCCGCAGGTCAAGACGGTTGTACTCTCGGGCCCTTCCCACGCGGAGGAAGTTTCCCGCAATGTGCCGACAGCCATAGTCGCCGCTTCAAAATACGAGGACGCCGCGGCAAAGGTACAGGAAACGCTTATGAACCAAAACTTCAGAATATACGTCAACCCAGATGTAATTGGCGTGGAGATTGGCGGGTCACTTAAGAATGTTATGGCGCTTGCGGCGGGCGTATGCGACGGATTAAAGCTCGGCGACAACACAAAGGCCGCGCTGATGACAAGAGGCATAACGGAAATAGCGAGGCTTGGCGTCGCGATGGGCGGTTCGGCTCAGACTTTTGCCGGGCTTGCCGGAGTCGGAGACCTTATTGTAACATGCACAAGCATGCACAGCCGCAACAGGCGTGCGGGCATTTATATCGGCGAAGGGCTGTCTGCCGAAGAGGCAATCAAAAAAGTAGGCATGACTGTCGAAGGCTATAAAACGACCCATGCCGCTTATGTGCTGTCAAAGAGAGCAGGCGTTGAAATGCCGATAGTGAATGAATGTTATCAGGTCCTTTATGAAGGCAAGAACCCGTCAAAGGCTATTAAGGATTTGATGTTGAGAGAGAAGAAGAGCGAAATAGAAGACCTGTGGCCAAAACAAAAAATTAATTAA
- a CDS encoding hypothetical protein (High confidence in function and specificity), with product MQPTTILAYVISAVAAYLLGSISFSIIITKQFAGTDVRAHGSGNAGATNVLRTAGKLPALLTFAGDFLKCVVAIFITMAVANAFNLTGEYRECLKYTAGISCMLGHIFPVYFGFKGGKGVTTATAIMLLLDWRVFIIAFVIFAVLVLITRYVSLGSVCAAASLPFTTIAFQIADHQRYPVINTLLVSCITLIIIVKHHENISRLLNGTESKIHSKS from the coding sequence GTGCAGCCGACAACAATACTCGCCTATGTCATCAGCGCTGTTGCCGCCTATCTTTTGGGAAGCATCAGTTTTTCAATAATCATAACAAAGCAGTTTGCTGGGACTGACGTGAGGGCTCATGGAAGTGGAAATGCCGGGGCGACAAATGTTCTTCGCACAGCCGGAAAGCTGCCGGCCCTGCTTACTTTTGCCGGTGATTTTCTTAAATGCGTTGTCGCTATATTTATAACGATGGCTGTTGCAAATGCTTTTAATCTCACCGGAGAGTATAGAGAATGTTTAAAATATACAGCGGGTATATCATGTATGCTTGGCCATATCTTCCCAGTCTACTTTGGTTTCAAAGGCGGCAAGGGGGTAACGACGGCTACGGCAATTATGCTTTTGCTTGATTGGCGCGTCTTCATCATTGCCTTCGTGATTTTTGCTGTGTTAGTGCTGATAACGCGCTATGTTTCCCTCGGTTCAGTTTGTGCTGCCGCTTCGCTGCCGTTTACAACGATTGCGTTTCAAATTGCCGACCACCAGAGATATCCTGTTATAAATACTCTCCTTGTCAGTTGCATCACATTGATAATAATAGTAAAGCATCATGAGAATATTTCAAGGCTTTTAAACGGAACGGAGTCGAAAATACATAGCAAATCTTGA
- the der gene encoding GTPase Der (High confidence in function and specificity): MSKKIAAIVGRPNVGKSTLFNKLVGRRVSIVEDTPGVTRDRIYADCEWLGHVFLLADTGGIEVKSDDVILSQMRAQAQAAIETADVIIFVTDIRTGVTADDMDIASMLRRSGKPVVLCVNKVDKTGRVPDEIYEFYNLGLGDPYPVSSLHGLGTGDLLDKVIELFGDEPEEEIDTGTIKVAIIGKPNVGKSSLVNRIAGEQRVLVSDIPGTTRDAVDTVIENEHGRFVFIDTAGIRRKSRVEDNIEHYSVLRSYAAVERANVCVIMIDATEGFTEQDSKIAGFAHEEGKGCIIAVNKWDLIEKNDKTMDEFRTKLMNDLSFMSYAPIVFISAKSGQRVDRLFHLIKYVYDQNSMRISTGKLNEVLAEAVERVQPPSDKGRRLKIMYITQPSTNPPTFVIFVNRKELFHFSYQRYIENQIRSTFGLEGTPIRFIIRERSEKAQ; encoded by the coding sequence ATGTCAAAGAAAATTGCCGCAATTGTGGGAAGACCAAATGTCGGTAAATCGACTTTGTTTAATAAACTTGTAGGACGGCGCGTTTCAATAGTCGAGGATACTCCCGGTGTTACGAGGGACCGTATCTATGCCGACTGCGAATGGCTCGGGCATGTGTTTCTCCTTGCCGATACCGGCGGTATAGAAGTAAAATCGGATGATGTCATATTGTCCCAGATGAGAGCACAAGCTCAGGCAGCGATTGAGACCGCCGACGTAATTATCTTTGTTACTGATATAAGAACAGGCGTAACCGCCGATGACATGGATATTGCGTCTATGCTCAGACGGAGCGGCAAGCCTGTGGTTTTGTGCGTGAACAAGGTTGACAAGACGGGAAGAGTCCCAGACGAAATCTATGAGTTTTATAATCTCGGCCTCGGCGACCCCTATCCGGTATCTTCTCTGCACGGATTGGGAACCGGTGACCTGCTCGACAAGGTAATCGAGCTTTTCGGCGATGAACCTGAAGAGGAAATCGACACCGGAACGATAAAGGTTGCAATAATCGGTAAACCAAACGTCGGCAAATCATCCCTGGTCAACCGGATAGCCGGCGAGCAGCGCGTTCTTGTGTCTGACATACCCGGTACGACCCGTGACGCAGTCGATACAGTGATAGAAAATGAGCACGGCAGGTTTGTATTTATCGACACAGCAGGCATACGCCGCAAAAGCCGCGTTGAGGATAATATTGAGCATTACAGCGTGTTGAGGTCATATGCCGCCGTAGAGCGGGCGAACGTCTGCGTCATAATGATAGACGCAACAGAAGGATTTACCGAGCAGGACTCAAAAATAGCGGGTTTTGCGCATGAAGAGGGCAAGGGCTGTATTATTGCAGTTAACAAGTGGGATCTGATAGAAAAAAACGATAAGACAATGGACGAATTCAGGACGAAACTGATGAACGATTTAAGTTTTATGTCCTATGCCCCGATTGTGTTTATTTCTGCAAAATCCGGACAGCGAGTCGACCGCTTGTTTCATCTGATAAAATATGTATACGACCAGAACTCAATGCGAATTTCAACGGGCAAGCTCAATGAAGTGCTCGCTGAAGCTGTTGAAAGGGTTCAGCCGCCGTCGGATAAGGGCAGAAGGCTCAAAATAATGTATATTACCCAGCCGTCCACCAATCCGCCCACTTTTGTTATCTTCGTAAACCGCAAGGAACTGTTCCACTTTTCATATCAGCGGTATATAGAGAACCAGATTCGTTCTACATTTGGGCTTGAAGGTACGCCGATTCGGTTTATTATCAGAGAGCGCAGCGAAAAGGCTCAATAA
- a CDS encoding hypothetical protein (High confidence in function and specificity) produces MSAVITGVQEDSLAYKKKINKGDTLLKINGHEINDILDYRFYITEEKIDAEILSEGKVRHVHFKKEQYADIGLEFGTYLMDEKRSCRNHCIFCFIDQLPKGMRETLYFKDDDARLSFLMGNYITLTNLTERDVSRIIEMKISPINISVHTTNPELRVKMMRNKNAGKVLEIIPRLAEAGIKINCQLVLCPGINDGEELVRSLNDLSRYFPAVENIAAVPVGITKYRQGLYNLRPYSKEEALQVVNTIERFGEQFLKEHGTRLAFAADEFYLKAGLPIHDAAFYEDMNQLDNGVGLIAQLDSEFSSALRYNEIVKLDTPRTVSIATGELAAPFIEKCAGKAQNSVAGLSVKVYPINNEFFGQYITVAGLVTGRDLINQLKGKELGDTLLIPSVMLKSDCDVFLDDVTVADVEKELNIKVITVKNDGYELLDAMTGAV; encoded by the coding sequence ATGAGCGCAGTAATAACCGGCGTCCAAGAGGACAGCCTCGCCTACAAAAAGAAGATAAATAAGGGCGACACGCTGCTGAAAATCAATGGGCATGAGATTAATGACATACTTGACTATCGCTTTTATATAACGGAAGAGAAGATTGACGCCGAAATCCTCTCGGAAGGCAAAGTGCGTCACGTACATTTTAAAAAGGAACAGTATGCAGATATCGGGCTTGAATTTGGAACATACCTGATGGATGAAAAGCGCAGTTGCCGCAACCATTGCATTTTCTGCTTTATTGACCAGCTTCCAAAGGGTATGAGGGAAACGCTTTATTTCAAAGACGACGACGCGCGGCTTTCGTTCCTCATGGGCAATTATATTACGCTGACCAATCTCACCGAGCGCGATGTTTCCCGCATTATTGAGATGAAGATAAGCCCGATCAATATTTCAGTGCACACGACTAATCCCGAGCTCCGCGTTAAAATGATGCGCAATAAGAACGCAGGCAAGGTTCTTGAGATTATCCCGCGTCTTGCCGAGGCCGGCATCAAGATAAACTGCCAGCTTGTTTTGTGCCCCGGGATTAACGACGGCGAGGAGCTTGTGCGCTCACTGAATGATTTGAGCAGATATTTCCCGGCAGTCGAAAACATCGCGGCCGTTCCGGTGGGGATAACAAAGTATAGACAAGGGCTTTATAATCTGAGGCCTTACAGCAAAGAGGAAGCGCTTCAGGTCGTAAACACAATAGAGCGTTTCGGCGAACAATTCTTAAAAGAGCATGGAACGAGGCTGGCCTTCGCCGCCGATGAATTCTACCTCAAAGCCGGACTTCCAATACACGATGCCGCATTTTATGAGGACATGAACCAGCTTGACAATGGAGTAGGGCTTATTGCCCAACTTGACAGTGAATTTTCCTCGGCGCTGCGGTATAATGAAATTGTAAAACTGGACACGCCGCGGACCGTTTCAATAGCGACGGGAGAATTGGCGGCACCCTTTATTGAAAAATGTGCAGGCAAAGCGCAAAACAGTGTTGCAGGTCTCAGCGTAAAGGTATATCCTATAAACAATGAATTTTTCGGACAATATATTACTGTTGCAGGACTTGTTACAGGGCGGGATCTAATAAACCAGTTGAAAGGCAAAGAACTGGGGGATACCCTGTTGATTCCGTCGGTCATGCTGAAAAGCGACTGCGACGTATTTCTTGACGACGTCACAGTTGCCGACGTCGAAAAGGAACTTAATATAAAGGTCATTACGGTGAAAAACGACGGTTATGAACTGCTCGACGCGATGACGGGAGCAGTCTAA
- a CDS encoding hypothetical protein (Family membership), with protein sequence MLKLIAGKKGSGKTKQLISMVNNAVEVSNGKVVCIEKGPKLTYDINHGARLLDTDSYHITGCDAFYGFLAGIAASDFDVKEIYIDSILKIASENLDEIAKLIEKINALFKDDVNVVITVSADASELPESMKQYVA encoded by the coding sequence ATGTTAAAACTGATTGCAGGGAAAAAAGGTTCAGGAAAGACAAAACAGCTCATCTCCATGGTAAACAATGCAGTGGAAGTCTCAAACGGCAAGGTAGTCTGTATTGAAAAAGGCCCAAAACTGACTTATGACATCAATCATGGTGCAAGGCTCCTCGATACCGACAGCTATCATATAACCGGCTGCGACGCTTTTTATGGTTTTCTCGCCGGCATCGCTGCTTCTGACTTTGACGTTAAAGAGATTTACATTGATTCTATATTAAAAATAGCAAGTGAAAACTTAGACGAAATTGCAAAGCTCATTGAAAAAATCAATGCGCTTTTCAAAGATGACGTGAATGTTGTGATTACAGTTTCAGCCGATGCGTCCGAACTTCCGGAGAGCATGAAGCAATATGTCGCTTAA
- the pgiA gene encoding Glucose-6-phosphate isomerase A (High confidence in function and specificity), with amino-acid sequence MAVKFNGNYLTGFIKPHEYSAIEAQVKAAHEMLHNGTGLGNDFLGWLKLPENYDRDEFARIKAAAEKIKKDSDVFVVIGIGGSYLGARAAIELLKSPFYNDKKKDTPDIYFVGNNINSGYLNDILEICEGRDISVNIISKSGTTTEPAIAFRVFRELLEKKYGKEGAKSRIYATTDKARGTLKGLADKEGYETFVIPDDVGGRYSVLTAVGLLPMAVAGCDIEKVMEGAYTAQKELSVCDLEKNDCYKYAAVRNILARRGKSLEMLVSYEPAFTMMGEWWKQLFGESEGKDNKGIFPASATFSTDLHSLGQFVQEGSRTMFETVVHFAKPKSEYVIKEVEGNIDGLNFLAGKSMQYVNDRAFEGTVLAHTDGGVPNIVLEIPEINEAEFGYMVYFFEKACAISGYLLGVNPFDQPGVESYKKNMFALLGKPGYEAQKAALEARITK; translated from the coding sequence ATGGCAGTCAAATTTAACGGAAATTATCTCACCGGTTTTATAAAACCGCATGAATACAGCGCAATCGAAGCGCAGGTCAAAGCAGCTCATGAAATGCTGCACAACGGCACTGGCCTTGGCAATGACTTTTTGGGTTGGCTTAAGCTGCCGGAAAACTATGACCGTGATGAATTCGCGCGGATTAAAGCCGCGGCTGAAAAGATAAAGAAAGATTCGGACGTTTTCGTTGTTATAGGTATCGGCGGTTCATATCTCGGTGCGAGGGCTGCGATCGAGCTTTTGAAATCGCCGTTCTACAACGATAAAAAGAAAGATACGCCGGACATCTATTTTGTCGGCAACAATATAAACTCTGGATATCTCAACGATATACTTGAGATATGTGAAGGGCGCGACATTTCCGTCAATATCATCTCAAAATCCGGTACAACCACTGAACCCGCGATTGCTTTCAGGGTATTCCGCGAGCTGCTTGAGAAGAAATACGGCAAAGAGGGCGCAAAGAGCCGTATCTATGCCACCACTGACAAGGCTCGCGGCACTCTTAAAGGCCTCGCCGACAAAGAGGGCTATGAGACCTTTGTAATCCCAGACGACGTCGGCGGCAGATATTCTGTCCTTACCGCAGTAGGCCTTTTGCCTATGGCTGTTGCCGGATGCGATATCGAGAAGGTTATGGAAGGCGCATATACCGCACAGAAAGAGCTTTCAGTCTGTGACCTTGAGAAAAACGACTGCTATAAATATGCGGCTGTCCGCAACATCCTTGCCCGCCGCGGCAAGAGCCTCGAAATGCTCGTAAGCTATGAGCCAGCGTTCACAATGATGGGCGAATGGTGGAAACAGCTTTTCGGCGAGAGCGAAGGAAAGGATAATAAGGGAATATTCCCGGCGTCCGCTACATTTTCAACCGACCTCCACTCATTGGGACAGTTCGTGCAGGAAGGCAGCAGGACAATGTTTGAAACTGTTGTCCACTTTGCAAAACCGAAGTCGGAATACGTTATAAAAGAAGTTGAAGGTAACATCGACGGCCTTAATTTCCTTGCAGGCAAATCAATGCAGTATGTAAACGACCGTGCATTTGAAGGCACAGTCCTCGCTCATACTGACGGCGGAGTGCCTAACATCGTCCTTGAAATACCGGAGATAAATGAGGCTGAATTCGGCTACATGGTCTATTTCTTTGAAAAGGCATGCGCGATATCAGGATACCTGCTTGGGGTCAACCCGTTTGACCAGCCCGGCGTCGAGAGCTATAAGAAGAATATGTTTGCCCTGCTTGGAAAACCGGGTTATGAGGCTCAGAAGGCGGCTCTTGAGGCGAGAATCACTAAATAA